One genomic window of Methanosarcina acetivorans C2A includes the following:
- the nifD gene encoding nitrogenase molybdenum-iron protein alpha chain produces the protein MGAEIEDKQLIVDNILKVLPEKAARDRRKHIVVRDCAAEQHIEADDKVIPGILTNRGCAFAGTKGVVFGPIKDMVHLVHGPIGCAYFTWGTRRNLAKAEEGEDNYMNYSVCTDMKETDIVFGGEKKLKKAIDEVVKIFNPGAITICATCPVGLIGDDIESVAREAEEEHGIKVIPARCEGYRGVSQSAGHHIASNSLMEHLIGTEDIKDPTPFDINIFGEYNIGGDLWEIKPILEKIGYRIISSLTGDGSFHKISQAHQAKLSILLCHRSINYTNRMMEEKYGVPWLKVNYIGTKGTEKSLRKMAEFFDDPELTRKTEEVIAEEKAKYADEIERYREKLQGKTAFIYAGGSRSHHYINLFEELGMKVVVAGYQFAHRDDYEGRQIIPHIKEKALGSILEDVHYEREENFKPSINAERITELKEKIGLMDYEGLFPEMKDGTIVVDDLNHHETEFLVKALKPDIFCSGIKDKYWAQKIGVPSRQIHSYDYSGRYTGFSGVLNFARDIDMAIHSPTWRFINPPWKGEGAE, from the coding sequence ATGGGAGCGGAAATTGAAGACAAACAACTGATTGTTGACAACATTTTGAAGGTGCTCCCGGAAAAAGCTGCCAGGGACAGAAGAAAACACATAGTTGTCAGGGACTGTGCCGCCGAACAGCACATTGAAGCCGACGATAAAGTAATTCCCGGAATCCTCACAAACCGTGGCTGTGCCTTTGCAGGGACCAAGGGTGTGGTCTTCGGGCCTATAAAGGATATGGTCCACCTGGTTCACGGCCCCATAGGTTGTGCTTACTTCACCTGGGGTACCAGGCGAAACCTTGCAAAGGCAGAAGAAGGCGAAGACAACTATATGAATTACTCCGTATGCACGGATATGAAGGAAACCGATATCGTCTTTGGAGGAGAGAAAAAGCTCAAAAAAGCCATTGATGAGGTTGTAAAAATCTTCAATCCGGGCGCTATCACAATCTGTGCAACCTGCCCTGTAGGGCTTATCGGAGACGATATCGAATCTGTTGCAAGAGAAGCCGAAGAAGAGCATGGAATCAAGGTAATCCCCGCCCGCTGTGAAGGATATAGGGGAGTCAGCCAGTCGGCAGGCCACCACATTGCAAGCAACTCCCTGATGGAACACCTGATAGGGACCGAGGATATCAAGGACCCCACTCCCTTTGACATAAACATCTTCGGGGAGTACAATATAGGAGGGGACCTCTGGGAAATCAAGCCAATCCTCGAAAAAATAGGATATAGAATTATCTCAAGTTTAACCGGAGACGGATCATTCCACAAAATTTCGCAGGCCCATCAGGCAAAACTCAGTATCCTGCTCTGCCACCGTTCTATCAACTACACTAACAGGATGATGGAAGAAAAATACGGAGTTCCATGGCTGAAGGTAAATTACATCGGTACGAAAGGAACTGAAAAATCCCTGCGAAAAATGGCAGAGTTCTTTGACGACCCAGAACTTACCCGGAAAACAGAAGAAGTTATTGCTGAAGAAAAAGCAAAATACGCGGATGAAATCGAAAGATACAGGGAAAAACTCCAGGGAAAAACCGCTTTCATCTATGCCGGAGGCTCAAGGAGCCACCACTATATAAACCTCTTTGAAGAACTCGGCATGAAGGTTGTTGTTGCAGGCTACCAGTTCGCCCACAGGGATGACTATGAAGGTAGACAGATCATTCCCCACATTAAGGAAAAAGCCCTTGGGTCCATTCTTGAGGATGTACATTACGAAAGAGAAGAAAACTTCAAGCCTTCCATTAACGCTGAACGAATTACAGAACTGAAAGAGAAAATCGGGCTCATGGACTACGAGGGACTTTTCCCCGAAATGAAGGATGGGACTATTGTCGTTGACGACCTTAACCACCATGAGACCGAATTCCTCGTAAAAGCCCTCAAACCCGATATATTCTGTTCCGGGATTAAGGACAAGTACTGGGCTCAGAAAATAGGAGTCCCCTCAAGGCAAATTCACTCCTATGATTACAGCGGACGTTACACAGGCTTTTCCGGAGTCCTGAATTTCGCACGGGATATTGATATGGCTATTCACAGCCCCACCTGGAGGTTCATAAACCCGCCGTGGAAAGGTGAAGGAGCGGAGTAA
- a CDS encoding P-II family nitrogen regulator, with protein MKEITAIIRMNKVQKTKNALLGCGFPSFTVRRVMGRGKQRGLCFEFNPPLPDPEKEAETCIRFIPKRMFTVVVDDENVSEVVQKIIEVNQTGNAGDGKIFVSNITEAIRIRTGESGEATISKELM; from the coding sequence ATGAAAGAAATTACGGCAATAATCAGGATGAACAAGGTCCAGAAAACAAAGAATGCCCTGCTTGGATGCGGCTTTCCTTCGTTTACCGTAAGAAGGGTCATGGGCCGCGGAAAACAAAGAGGGCTCTGCTTTGAATTTAATCCACCACTACCAGATCCGGAAAAGGAAGCCGAGACCTGCATTCGTTTCATTCCAAAACGTATGTTCACCGTCGTTGTGGATGATGAAAACGTAAGCGAAGTGGTCCAGAAAATCATAGAGGTTAACCAGACCGGAAATGCAGGAGACGGAAAGATTTTCGTGTCAAACATCACTGAAGCAATCCGCATCCGAACCGGAGAAAGCGGTGAAGCGACCATAAGCAAGGAGTTGATGTAA
- a CDS encoding ABC transporter ATP-binding protein, producing MTVEVGIEKEFYGRKNRKKKGENPSFSMNCSFDANSDFVVLFGCSGSGKTTALRCIAGLENPDAGTIKINGTVYFDSRKKVNLPPQKRKIGYMFQENALFPHMNVRQNIEFGLKGLSSMEKTDRVNEMLGLVGIEELEFAYPDELSGGQKQKVALARALAPNPEVLLLDEPFSALDTVVRLKLRKELRDIQKRLKIPVIFITHDPVEAFTMADRMAVFEDGRVQQIGTPEDIFYHPKTRYVAELVGFSNLFDNAVVGRHGNGAECTFLWSLGTEITAPYIERKAGDRVSWGIRPENIELVDRKNMHVIRQEDRKNLFDGIIMNVVNKGTSRVMSLILKNSEDVLKVEVANHIFDSLKIGTGDECMVRLRASDMIIF from the coding sequence ATGACTGTTGAAGTTGGCATTGAAAAGGAATTCTACGGAAGGAAAAACAGGAAAAAGAAAGGTGAAAACCCCAGCTTTTCAATGAACTGCAGCTTTGATGCCAATTCCGATTTTGTGGTCCTGTTCGGGTGTTCCGGTTCAGGTAAAACCACGGCTCTCCGCTGCATTGCAGGGCTTGAGAACCCGGACGCAGGAACTATAAAGATTAACGGTACCGTGTACTTTGACAGCAGGAAAAAAGTGAATCTGCCCCCTCAGAAACGGAAAATAGGGTACATGTTTCAGGAAAATGCCCTCTTTCCGCACATGAACGTGCGCCAGAACATCGAGTTCGGATTAAAAGGCCTGAGCTCCATGGAAAAAACAGATCGGGTAAACGAGATGCTGGGCCTTGTGGGGATAGAAGAACTTGAGTTTGCCTACCCTGATGAGCTCTCAGGCGGGCAGAAACAGAAAGTTGCCCTTGCCCGGGCCCTTGCCCCAAACCCGGAAGTCCTGCTCCTGGACGAGCCCTTTTCAGCTCTGGACACCGTAGTCCGCCTTAAATTGAGAAAAGAACTGAGGGATATCCAGAAAAGACTCAAGATTCCTGTAATTTTCATCACCCACGACCCTGTCGAGGCTTTTACCATGGCAGACCGGATGGCAGTCTTTGAAGACGGCAGGGTACAGCAGATAGGTACCCCTGAGGACATATTCTACCACCCAAAAACCCGTTATGTGGCCGAACTTGTGGGCTTCTCAAACCTCTTTGATAATGCCGTGGTAGGAAGACACGGAAACGGAGCCGAGTGCACCTTCCTGTGGTCCCTCGGAACGGAAATTACCGCCCCTTATATAGAACGCAAAGCAGGGGACAGAGTCAGCTGGGGTATCAGGCCCGAGAATATCGAGCTTGTGGACAGGAAAAATATGCACGTTATCCGCCAGGAAGACAGGAAAAATCTCTTTGATGGGATAATAATGAACGTGGTGAACAAAGGCACCAGCCGTGTCATGTCTCTTATTCTCAAAAACAGCGAAGACGTCCTGAAGGTAGAGGTTGCAAACCACATCTTTGACTCATTGAAAATAGGAACGGGCGACGAATGCATGGTCAGGCTCAGAGCCTCGGATATGATCATCTTCTGA
- the modB gene encoding molybdate ABC transporter permease subunit yields MEIFQIIATPLLLTLKISVIATLFVTALGILIAYVLAKREFPGKGLADVMVTMPMVLPPTVTGYILVILLGKNGVIGSIFSKITGSGILFTWQAAAIAAFVVSLPLMVKTTTAAIGAVDRNVEEASRILGRNEFETALFITLPLAKKGIIAGCVLSFARAVGEFGATLMVAGNIPGKTSTMPLSIYGAYQTGNNELANLLVLILVVMSFITIAATSKLGER; encoded by the coding sequence ATGGAAATCTTTCAAATAATCGCGACACCACTTCTATTAACCCTCAAGATTTCCGTCATTGCAACCCTCTTTGTGACAGCGCTGGGAATTTTAATTGCTTATGTACTGGCAAAAAGGGAGTTTCCGGGGAAAGGATTAGCTGACGTTATGGTTACCATGCCAATGGTTCTTCCCCCTACGGTAACCGGGTACATTCTAGTTATCCTGCTGGGAAAAAACGGAGTTATAGGAAGCATTTTCTCCAAAATTACGGGGAGCGGAATCCTCTTTACCTGGCAGGCAGCAGCCATTGCAGCTTTTGTAGTATCTTTGCCCCTGATGGTAAAGACCACCACCGCAGCCATCGGGGCAGTAGACAGGAACGTTGAGGAAGCATCCCGTATTCTCGGGAGAAATGAGTTCGAAACTGCACTCTTCATAACCCTGCCTCTTGCAAAGAAAGGCATTATTGCAGGCTGCGTCCTGAGTTTTGCAAGGGCCGTAGGAGAGTTCGGAGCAACCCTCATGGTTGCAGGAAATATCCCGGGAAAGACTAGCACCATGCCTCTTTCTATTTACGGAGCGTACCAGACAGGAAATAATGAGCTCGCGAACCTGCTTGTGCTTATCCTTGTTGTCATGTCATTCATAACAATTGCAGCCACCAGCAAACTGGGAGAACGATGA
- the nifK gene encoding nitrogenase molybdenum-iron protein subunit beta, with amino-acid sequence MLDYTPCEEVERSAITINPAKICQPIGAVYAALGVHNCMPHSHGSQGCLSYLRMCLSRHYREAALATTSSFSEGTAVFGGAANLKEALVNLTTVYQPEVIAIHTTCVAETIGDDVGVILEDVSAEELIDPSIKICAASTPSYVGTHITGYDNMVKSFVTTFASKSKPNGKLNIIPGFVEPADIREIKRILSIMGISSIVFPDTTDVFDAPLTKEHTFYPKGGTPIGDIEDSANSLGTIALCRMAGGAAAKILESRYKVPAKIGPTPIGIRNTDRFIMNAAKLANVAIPPELEDERGRLVDMMTDAHPHYHGKKVAIYGDPDILSGLTSLVLEMGMEPSVVLTGTQNSEFEKEIEALIGSEYPDADIISGGDLFMLHQIIKRKPVDLLIGNTYGKFISRAEDVPLVRVGFPIMDRANLHYFPIMGYAGAARLVERIGNTLLDRKDRDAPDWLLETIQ; translated from the coding sequence ATGCTTGATTATACCCCATGTGAAGAAGTGGAACGTTCAGCCATCACCATCAACCCTGCAAAAATCTGTCAACCAATAGGAGCCGTTTATGCGGCTCTCGGTGTGCACAACTGCATGCCCCACAGCCACGGATCCCAGGGCTGCCTTTCTTACCTGCGTATGTGCCTGAGCAGGCACTACAGAGAAGCTGCACTGGCGACTACCAGCAGTTTTTCCGAAGGAACCGCCGTTTTCGGAGGAGCTGCAAACCTGAAGGAAGCTCTCGTCAACCTTACAACCGTATACCAGCCTGAAGTAATCGCCATTCACACTACCTGCGTGGCAGAAACTATTGGAGACGATGTTGGAGTCATCTTAGAAGATGTGAGCGCTGAAGAGCTTATTGACCCGTCCATCAAAATCTGTGCAGCTTCCACTCCAAGTTATGTCGGTACCCACATAACCGGCTATGACAACATGGTAAAGTCTTTCGTAACCACCTTTGCCAGCAAAAGCAAGCCAAACGGGAAACTTAACATCATCCCCGGCTTTGTAGAACCTGCAGACATCAGGGAAATCAAACGCATACTCTCGATAATGGGAATTTCCAGTATTGTCTTCCCGGACACCACTGACGTCTTTGATGCGCCCCTGACAAAAGAACATACCTTCTACCCCAAAGGTGGGACACCGATAGGAGACATAGAAGATTCCGCAAATTCCCTCGGGACGATTGCCCTCTGCAGGATGGCAGGCGGGGCTGCAGCAAAGATACTGGAAAGCCGCTACAAAGTCCCGGCAAAAATAGGGCCCACCCCCATAGGGATCAGAAACACCGATCGTTTCATCATGAATGCAGCAAAACTTGCCAACGTAGCGATTCCCCCCGAACTTGAAGACGAGAGGGGAAGACTTGTTGACATGATGACTGACGCCCACCCCCATTACCACGGAAAGAAAGTAGCCATTTACGGTGACCCTGATATACTTTCAGGCCTCACGAGCCTTGTGCTGGAAATGGGCATGGAACCTAGTGTGGTGCTCACCGGCACTCAGAACTCTGAATTTGAAAAAGAAATCGAAGCACTCATAGGTTCCGAGTACCCGGACGCCGATATCATTTCGGGAGGGGACCTCTTCATGCTCCACCAGATCATCAAGCGAAAGCCCGTGGACCTCCTAATCGGCAACACATACGGGAAATTCATATCAAGGGCAGAGGATGTGCCCCTGGTCAGAGTAGGCTTCCCGATTATGGACCGGGCAAACCTGCACTATTTCCCGATCATGGGGTACGCTGGAGCTGCACGACTGGTGGAGCGCATAGGAAATACCCTGCTTGACAGGAAAGATAGAGACGCACCTGACTGGTTGCTTGAAACCATCCAGTAA
- a CDS encoding nitrogenase component 1 has protein sequence MTKRNYATVNPCVMCQPMGSALAFKGVENTMVLYHGSQGCSTYMRLHLAHHFREPVDIASSSLSEKGAVYGGRENLKKGLRNVINRYKPKVIGVATTCLAETIGDDVPAIIREFKEEEGIGDDLEKDIIIIPVSTPSYGESHVSGYIKALDAVVRKFTEKPESPEESKSPEDVELMDCMENMEIMEYTEILEKEKAKANVREAKKPDMEEETDAIEASNGKLNLIPVESISPADVRELKEILAETAGDYIFLPDISETFDAPLGEELPKIAPGGTPLSEIADMPNSKASLGLGIVSTNLAVKYLEASHGVPGHNVPIPIGLLNNDLFFTELVRILGCPIPEKYQKERGRLLDSMVDVHKYLYGVKAAVYGDPDTVFSLTTFMLELGINPVLVATGSKSRDFEKRIKQIFEEIRPELEPVVLNGIDFDTLNDAVGECSPEILIGNSNGRYIAKARNIPLVRVGLPIHDRVGAQRILTVGYRGALELLDRITNTILEATDTFTAPVQVEPAAYAGQGAGDDCIEEAQ, from the coding sequence ATGACTAAAAGAAACTATGCAACCGTGAACCCCTGTGTAATGTGCCAGCCCATGGGAAGTGCCCTTGCCTTTAAAGGGGTCGAAAACACCATGGTCCTCTACCACGGCTCCCAGGGATGCAGCACCTATATGCGTCTGCACCTTGCCCACCACTTCAGGGAACCTGTAGATATCGCCTCAAGCTCCCTCAGCGAAAAAGGAGCAGTCTACGGGGGCAGGGAAAACCTGAAGAAGGGACTTAGAAACGTCATCAACAGATATAAACCGAAAGTAATAGGCGTTGCAACCACCTGTCTTGCCGAAACAATCGGCGATGATGTCCCTGCGATAATCAGGGAATTTAAAGAGGAAGAAGGGATCGGAGACGATCTCGAAAAAGATATCATAATCATACCCGTTTCCACCCCCAGCTACGGGGAAAGCCATGTAAGCGGCTATATAAAAGCCCTGGACGCCGTTGTCAGGAAGTTTACGGAAAAGCCTGAAAGCCCGGAAGAATCGAAAAGCCCGGAAGACGTCGAGCTTATGGATTGCATGGAAAACATGGAGATTATGGAGTATACGGAAATCCTGGAAAAAGAAAAGGCAAAGGCAAATGTCAGGGAAGCAAAAAAGCCTGACATGGAAGAAGAAACTGATGCGATAGAAGCTTCAAACGGCAAACTCAACCTTATCCCGGTTGAGAGCATCTCCCCGGCTGATGTGAGAGAACTCAAAGAAATCCTTGCAGAGACTGCAGGGGATTACATCTTCCTCCCGGACATTTCCGAGACCTTTGATGCGCCCCTGGGGGAAGAACTCCCCAAAATAGCACCCGGAGGCACTCCACTTTCCGAGATTGCTGACATGCCCAACAGCAAAGCAAGCCTAGGTCTGGGGATTGTCAGCACGAATCTGGCTGTAAAATACCTTGAAGCTTCCCACGGGGTTCCCGGACACAATGTGCCCATACCCATAGGACTCTTAAACAACGACCTTTTCTTTACGGAACTGGTCCGCATCCTTGGCTGCCCAATCCCTGAGAAATACCAGAAAGAAAGGGGAAGACTCCTCGACTCCATGGTGGACGTGCACAAGTACCTTTACGGAGTAAAGGCAGCAGTCTACGGAGACCCGGACACTGTGTTTAGTCTGACGACTTTCATGCTGGAACTCGGGATTAACCCCGTCCTGGTAGCTACCGGAAGCAAAAGCCGGGACTTTGAAAAGAGAATAAAACAAATCTTTGAAGAGATCAGGCCGGAACTGGAACCTGTGGTTCTGAACGGCATTGACTTTGACACCCTCAATGATGCTGTCGGTGAATGCAGCCCTGAAATCCTGATAGGGAACTCAAACGGGAGATACATTGCCAAGGCACGCAATATCCCCCTTGTAAGGGTTGGCCTGCCAATCCACGACAGGGTAGGAGCACAGCGTATCCTTACTGTCGGATACAGGGGAGCCCTGGAACTTCTGGACAGGATCACAAACACCATCCTTGAAGCTACTGACACCTTCACCGCACCTGTACAGGTAGAACCGGCTGCATATGCCGGTCAGGGAGCAGGAGATGACTGCATAGAGGAAGCGCAGTGA
- a CDS encoding class I SAM-dependent methyltransferase translates to MNEDKEIIRDFWNYRSQTFDKSPGHYTASKEEEEAWKGLLRSKLDDAEKILDIGSGTGFLSLMLADMGYEVVGIDLSEEMIARASAKAKERGLSIDFHQDDAEQLGFENNSFDAIVNRAVLWTLPHPDIAVREWMRVLRPGGKLCFFLHVPRNEREDALQKQVLNLWILLSERRNPWRTLGSKGQAVNLPYNGGVKPGVILDLLKSVGYSHVFAEPMHEIETLKSRRMPYPYRISHGHGQFCYTAEKPKED, encoded by the coding sequence ATGAACGAAGACAAAGAGATAATCAGAGATTTCTGGAATTATCGTTCTCAAACATTCGATAAATCTCCTGGCCATTATACTGCCAGCAAAGAGGAGGAAGAAGCATGGAAGGGGCTCCTCAGGTCAAAGCTGGATGATGCCGAAAAAATCCTTGATATTGGTTCAGGAACAGGTTTTCTCTCACTAATGCTTGCCGATATGGGGTATGAGGTTGTGGGAATCGATCTCTCCGAGGAGATGATCGCTCGTGCGTCTGCCAAGGCAAAAGAGAGAGGATTATCAATCGATTTTCATCAGGATGATGCCGAACAACTTGGTTTTGAAAACAACTCCTTCGATGCCATCGTCAACAGGGCGGTTCTCTGGACACTTCCGCATCCGGATATTGCAGTACGTGAATGGATGCGGGTATTGAGGCCCGGAGGAAAGCTCTGCTTTTTCCTTCACGTGCCTCGCAACGAGCGAGAAGATGCGCTCCAGAAACAGGTTTTGAACCTCTGGATACTCCTCTCAGAGAGAAGGAATCCTTGGCGCACTCTTGGAAGTAAAGGACAGGCTGTAAACCTTCCATATAACGGGGGTGTAAAACCCGGAGTCATTTTAGACCTTCTGAAATCTGTCGGATACTCTCATGTCTTCGCCGAGCCCATGCACGAGATTGAAACCCTGAAAAGCCGACGTATGCCCTACCCATATAGAATTTCACATGGGCACGGTCAGTTCTGCTACACAGCTGAAAAACCAAAAGAGGATTGA
- the nifE gene encoding nitrogenase iron-molybdenum cofactor biosynthesis protein NifE — MKELTGIVDTLEERQPYITRKQEKGDVIPLACDNNSLAGAISQRACVYSGARVVLNPVTDAVHLVHGPIGCAGYTWDIRGAKSSGVETNRSSFSTDMKEIDVVFGGEKKLSNAIDELVGIYHPPVIFVYSTCIVGIIGDDLESVCKTASKKHNIPVIPVKSEGFKGNKSDGYKAACDALKQLIKKPEVKKPDAGPEVNRPKINILGDFNVAGDVWLVKPLFERMGIEVIVSMTGDSTAESISRAAEADLNLVQCSGSMTYLAKWMQKEYGIPYQTISFFGIEDISIALRKTAEYFGSEEMKKIAEEILETETNRIMPEISRVRERVKGKKAAIYMGGPAKALTLIKGFAELGMEVVIIGTQTGKKEDYEQISYSVRDGTVIVDDANPLELADLLVKQKADLMVAGVKERFIAYKLGVAFCDFNHDRVVEFEGFDGFVNFAKEVDASINSPVWKAVRQRTLEPEFVEPEKATVELGQEKATVEEKTSEKPYVKKCKGAALKPEFLRSRSDVAVESEV; from the coding sequence ATGAAAGAATTAACCGGGATAGTGGATACTCTCGAAGAAAGGCAACCGTACATCACCAGAAAGCAGGAAAAGGGGGATGTAATTCCCCTTGCTTGCGACAATAACTCTCTTGCAGGAGCCATCAGCCAGCGGGCATGTGTATATTCGGGGGCAAGGGTTGTCCTAAACCCCGTAACCGACGCAGTCCACCTGGTCCACGGCCCTATAGGCTGTGCAGGCTATACCTGGGACATAAGAGGGGCAAAGTCCAGCGGGGTCGAAACTAACCGCAGCAGTTTCAGTACGGACATGAAGGAGATCGATGTTGTCTTCGGAGGAGAGAAAAAACTTTCAAACGCGATCGACGAGCTGGTAGGCATCTACCATCCTCCGGTCATTTTCGTGTATTCCACATGCATTGTAGGAATTATCGGAGACGACCTGGAATCGGTCTGCAAGACAGCAAGTAAAAAGCACAATATCCCGGTAATCCCTGTAAAATCCGAAGGCTTCAAAGGTAACAAGTCTGACGGATACAAGGCTGCTTGCGACGCCTTAAAGCAGCTTATCAAAAAACCGGAAGTAAAGAAGCCCGATGCAGGTCCTGAAGTCAACAGGCCAAAGATCAATATCCTCGGAGACTTCAACGTAGCCGGGGACGTCTGGCTCGTCAAACCTCTCTTTGAACGGATGGGAATCGAAGTCATAGTCTCCATGACCGGGGATTCGACTGCCGAATCCATCTCAAGGGCAGCGGAAGCAGACCTCAACCTCGTCCAGTGCAGCGGGTCAATGACCTACCTTGCAAAATGGATGCAGAAAGAGTACGGGATTCCATACCAGACCATAAGTTTCTTCGGAATCGAAGATATTTCCATTGCTCTTCGGAAGACTGCGGAATACTTTGGCTCCGAAGAGATGAAAAAGATAGCAGAAGAAATCCTGGAGACCGAAACGAACCGGATAATGCCTGAAATTTCCCGGGTCAGAGAGAGAGTCAAAGGGAAAAAGGCCGCCATCTATATGGGAGGCCCTGCAAAAGCCCTCACGCTTATCAAAGGTTTTGCGGAACTCGGCATGGAAGTGGTAATCATCGGGACCCAGACCGGGAAAAAGGAAGACTATGAGCAGATCAGCTATTCAGTCAGGGACGGGACGGTCATCGTGGACGATGCAAACCCCCTGGAACTTGCAGACTTACTCGTGAAACAGAAAGCCGACCTGATGGTTGCAGGCGTTAAAGAGAGGTTTATCGCATACAAGCTGGGAGTTGCCTTCTGCGACTTCAACCACGACAGGGTGGTGGAGTTCGAAGGCTTTGACGGCTTTGTAAACTTCGCAAAGGAAGTGGATGCCTCGATTAACAGCCCTGTCTGGAAAGCAGTCAGGCAGAGGACCCTTGAGCCCGAATTTGTGGAACCGGAAAAAGCCACTGTAGAATTGGGACAGGAAAAAGCCACCGTTGAAGAAAAAACTTCCGAAAAACCGTATGTAAAGAAGTGTAAAGGTGCAGCCCTGAAACCGGAGTTTTTGCGCTCCAGGTCAGATGTTGCAGTTGAGAGTGAGGTATAG
- a CDS encoding P-II family nitrogen regulator, with the protein MQMIRAVIRPGMESKVVECLEKEGCISLTKMEVFGRGKQKGIHIADIHYDELQKTMLLMVVEDEHKDKVIKTIMEAARTGKYGDGRIFVNPVEEAYTIRTGKAGL; encoded by the coding sequence ATGCAAATGATAAGAGCAGTCATAAGACCGGGAATGGAATCAAAGGTTGTCGAGTGCCTGGAAAAAGAGGGCTGTATTTCCCTTACAAAAATGGAAGTCTTCGGAAGAGGGAAGCAAAAAGGGATTCACATTGCAGACATCCACTATGACGAATTGCAGAAAACCATGCTTCTGATGGTAGTCGAAGACGAACACAAGGACAAAGTTATAAAGACCATAATGGAAGCTGCAAGAACCGGGAAGTATGGGGATGGAAGGATCTTCGTAAACCCCGTGGAAGAAGCATACACCATAAGGACGGGAAAAGCCGGGCTTTAA
- the nifH gene encoding nitrogenase iron protein gives MRQIAIYGKGGIGKSTTTQNLTAALSTMGNNILLVGCDPKADSTRMLLGGLNQKTVLDTLRSEGDEGIDLDTVLQPGFGGIKCVESGGPEPGVGCAGRGIITSIGLLENLGAYTDDLDYVFYDVLGDVVCGGFAMPIREGKAKEIYIVASGELMAIYAANNICKGLAKFAKGGARLGGIICNSRKVDGERELLEAFAKKLGSHLIHFVPRDNIVQRAEINRKTVIDFDRESDQAKEYLTLADNVQNNNKLVVPTPLPMEELEAMMVEFGIVEL, from the coding sequence ATGAGACAAATAGCAATTTATGGAAAGGGCGGCATTGGAAAATCAACTACTACGCAGAATCTTACTGCGGCCCTCTCGACTATGGGGAACAATATTCTTCTTGTAGGGTGCGACCCAAAAGCAGACTCTACCAGAATGCTGCTTGGAGGCCTGAACCAGAAGACCGTACTTGACACTCTTAGAAGCGAAGGTGACGAAGGAATCGACCTTGATACTGTTCTGCAGCCAGGCTTTGGAGGCATCAAATGTGTAGAATCCGGGGGTCCTGAACCGGGGGTAGGATGCGCAGGCCGAGGTATTATCACCTCCATCGGACTGCTCGAAAACCTGGGAGCTTACACTGACGATCTTGACTATGTATTCTACGACGTGCTTGGTGACGTTGTATGCGGTGGTTTTGCCATGCCTATCCGCGAAGGAAAAGCCAAGGAAATTTACATCGTGGCCAGTGGAGAACTGATGGCAATTTATGCAGCAAACAATATCTGCAAAGGTCTGGCCAAATTCGCTAAAGGTGGAGCCCGTCTCGGAGGCATCATCTGTAACAGCAGGAAAGTAGATGGAGAACGTGAACTCCTTGAAGCATTCGCAAAGAAACTGGGAAGTCACCTGATCCACTTCGTGCCCAGAGACAACATCGTCCAGAGGGCAGAAATCAACAGAAAGACAGTAATCGACTTTGATCGAGAATCCGACCAGGCAAAGGAATACCTCACCCTTGCAGACAACGTCCAGAACAACAACAAACTCGTGGTTCCAACCCCACTCCCGATGGAAGAGTTAGAAGCTATGATGGTAGAATTCGGAATCGTTGAGCTGTAA